DNA from Lusitaniella coriacea LEGE 07157:
ATTAGAAAAGTTTGTGCAGCAATATTCTTAAGTTAAGAGAATTCGCAAGTCTAAAATCTTTAGGTTGGGTTTTATCTTACAGAACCCAGCCTTTGAAGGTTTTGAAATTCAAAGTTGTATAAGTGGGATTTTAAAAATGGCAATTTCTCTCGAAAAACTAGAAAAAGAAGCACCAAAACTAATCGATTTAGCGAAGAAGGCGGATATTTCTTTAAAGAAGGCAAACTTATCCGAGCATGATGCAAAGGTTGCTCTTTGTTTGGATATTTCCGGTTCGATGTCCCAGCTTTATTATTCAGGGAAAATTCAGCAATTTGCAGAGAAAATTTTGGCTTTGGGATGTCGTTTTGATGATGATGGTTCGATTGATATTTTTCTGTTTGGTGCGAACGCTCATATTCCCGGTGAAATGACGTTACAAAATTTCAATAATTTCATTGGTGATATTCAACAAAAATACCCTTTGGAAGGAGGAACTTATTACGGGAAAGTCATGAAAACGATCCGCAATTTTTATTTTCCTCAAGGGAAAGGCGGCACTGTTAATGCTCCAGTTTCTTCTAATAAACCAATCTATGTAATGTTTGTGACGGATGGTGCAACGGGAGATGAAAGCCTGAGCGAACAACAGCTAAAATGGTCGTCTTACGAACCTATTTTTTGGCAGTTTATGGCGATAGGTAAATCCAATAGAAATGTAAAAAAAGG
Protein-coding regions in this window:
- a CDS encoding VWA domain-containing protein — protein: MGFILQNPAFEGFEIQSCISGILKMAISLEKLEKEAPKLIDLAKKADISLKKANLSEHDAKVALCLDISGSMSQLYYSGKIQQFAEKILALGCRFDDDGSIDIFLFGANAHIPGEMTLQNFNNFIGDIQQKYPLEGGTYYGKVMKTIRNFYFPQGKGGTVNAPVSSNKPIYVMFVTDGATGDESLSEQQLKWSSYEPIFWQFMAIGKSNRNVKKGGIKGFFSKLAASDFSFLEGLDDLRGRYLDNSDFFSVEDPEAISNQDLYDLLMTEYPNWVKAVQSKGLLK